TCGCCTTCGCCTAGTTTGCGGTGGAAGAGATCGAAGACGAGGCCGTAAAGGCTGTAGGCGAGTTCGGGGTCGTAGCGGATGCCTTCGTCGCGCAGGAAGGCGTGGGCTCCGTTGACCTCGTGCCAGCTGAACTTCTTCTGGAGTTCGTTGAGGCGGGCGAGGACGGCCATGCGGCCTTCGAGGGGGATGTGCGGGTCCTGACGGCCCCAGATCATGAGGAGTTCGCCCTGGATGTCTTTTGCGCGTTCGAGGGAGTCGTCTCCGCTTTTGCTGAGCGAGCCTTTGTGGATGTCGGTGGCGTAGAAGCAGGCGGTGGCGAGGACGTCGGGGTTCATGGCGGCGCGGAAGGCGAGGTGGCCGCCGATGCAGATGCCCATAGCTCCGAGACGGCCGGTGCAATCGGGGCGCGACTTGAGGTGGTCGAGGGCGGCGCGGGAGTCGGCGTCGTAGCTGGAGAGCTCTTTGGTGGTCTTGAGGACGTTGCCGCGGTCGGAGCCGGCCTGGTCGTAGGCGAGGATGGTGCCGGCGGGTTCGAACTCGTGGTAGATCTCGGGCATGGCGATGATGTAGCCGTGGCCGGCGAGCATGGCGGCGGTGCGGCGGATGGGGGCGGTGATCTGGAAGATCTCGGAGTAGAAGACGATGCCGGGGTAACGGCCGGGGGCGGCGGGGCGGACGATGTGGGTGCGCATGGGGCCGTTGGTGGTTTCGAGTGTGACGTACTCGTCGTTGACGATGATCATTTTTCTTTTAGCCTCGAATCTCGGATTATGGATGGCTCGCTTGTGGGTTTGCCCGGTGTCTATCTTATTCTGGTTGAGAGTGGTTTGGCTTATGCTGCAGGCGTGAGGTGAGGTATGTATATTCCACGTGCGAATGAAGAGCGGCGTGTGCCGGTGCTGCATTCGCTGATGAGGGCGGAGCCGCTGGCGGCACTGGTGACGCTGAGTTCGTCGGGGCTGGTGGCTTCTCATATTCCGATGGTGCTTGAGGAGGGCGGTTCGCCGCTGGGCGTGCTGAGGGGCCACGTTTCGCGCGCGAATTCACAGTGGCGCGATCTGGAGGCGTCGGTTGAGGCG
The Edaphobacter lichenicola genome window above contains:
- a CDS encoding dienelactone hydrolase family protein: MIIVNDEYVTLETTNGPMRTHIVRPAAPGRYPGIVFYSEIFQITAPIRRTAAMLAGHGYIIAMPEIYHEFEPAGTILAYDQAGSDRGNVLKTTKELSSYDADSRAALDHLKSRPDCTGRLGAMGICIGGHLAFRAAMNPDVLATACFYATDIHKGSLSKSGDDSLERAKDIQGELLMIWGRQDPHIPLEGRMAVLARLNELQKKFSWHEVNGAHAFLRDEGIRYDPELAYSLYGLVFDLFHRKLGEGDQTTHTTASTETRH